Proteins from a genomic interval of Collinsella sp. zg1085:
- a CDS encoding DapH/DapD/GlmU-related protein, with protein sequence MYEGGDELNAEQIAQFLASMDAGEECVAGSEIHRLMVAASERALRISSRMNANFISLADTRAQLEELFGRPVPESVGLFPPFSTDCGLNTHLGEGVFINSGCRFQDQGGIYIGDRALIGHNCMIATLNHNMEPSLRGNIVPSPVHIGADVWLGANVTVLPSVTIGDGAVVAAGAVVTKDVPARCVVAGVPAKVIKNI encoded by the coding sequence ATGTACGAAGGTGGAGACGAGCTAAACGCCGAGCAGATTGCACAATTCCTTGCCAGTATGGACGCAGGGGAGGAATGTGTTGCAGGGTCGGAGATACATAGACTTATGGTTGCCGCGTCGGAACGTGCTTTGCGAATTAGTTCTCGTATGAATGCAAATTTTATAAGTTTGGCGGATACGCGGGCGCAGCTTGAGGAGCTGTTTGGGAGGCCAGTCCCCGAAAGTGTTGGTCTTTTCCCACCGTTTTCAACCGATTGCGGTCTGAATACGCACCTGGGAGAAGGTGTCTTTATCAATTCGGGGTGTCGCTTTCAAGACCAAGGCGGCATCTACATAGGGGATCGCGCGCTCATTGGTCATAACTGCATGATTGCAACGCTCAATCACAATATGGAACCCTCGCTGCGCGGGAATATCGTGCCATCACCTGTGCATATTGGTGCCGATGTATGGTTGGGTGCAAATGTGACGGTATTGCCGAGCGTTACGATTGGCGATGGCGCGGTCGTGGCAGCAGGAGCTGTAGTTACAAAGGATGTTCCCGCTCGATGCGTTGTTGCTGGCGTACCCGCCAAAGTTATAAAGAACATCTAA
- a CDS encoding tryptophan synthase subunit alpha: protein MGNVEGITAKDELEKAVSKKDVQAKGLPSKHMVFYLMLGYPNWDMFYAVLDELEVRGIGYVEIGIPALDPYADGAVIRHAHEQVRGCLTREDIVDALGKIRHRYSFRVVLMTYGESLDCYELSRLERWRYDAVLCLDCELRVADYSGIVRVFSGETDEAEMHHMLGQCSEFAYVVTGSGLTGQTGPLPTEFITTIARIRGYSEIPVFVGFGLSSKEDIQTVVHSGADGAIIGSELIRRIDAGGVVAVREYLAALGM from the coding sequence GTGGGGAATGTTGAAGGTATAACGGCAAAAGATGAGCTGGAAAAAGCTGTGTCAAAAAAAGATGTGCAAGCAAAGGGTTTGCCATCAAAGCACATGGTTTTCTATCTAATGTTGGGTTATCCAAACTGGGATATGTTTTATGCTGTGTTGGACGAACTCGAAGTGCGTGGTATCGGCTATGTGGAAATTGGGATTCCTGCGCTTGACCCTTATGCGGATGGTGCGGTTATTCGGCATGCGCATGAACAGGTGCGAGGGTGTCTTACGAGGGAAGATATTGTGGATGCCCTGGGTAAGATTCGACATCGATATTCGTTTCGCGTGGTGTTGATGACATACGGTGAGAGTTTGGATTGTTATGAGCTGAGCCGGCTTGAGCGTTGGCGCTATGATGCGGTGCTTTGCTTGGATTGTGAGCTTAGGGTCGCAGATTATTCGGGCATTGTGCGCGTGTTTAGTGGTGAGACAGATGAAGCTGAGATGCACCATATGCTAGGGCAGTGTTCGGAATTTGCTTATGTTGTCACGGGGTCGGGGCTCACTGGTCAGACAGGACCTTTACCAACAGAATTCATAACGACTATTGCACGTATTCGAGGCTATTCCGAAATTCCAGTATTTGTTGGGTTTGGGCTATCGAGTAAAGAAGATATCCAAACTGTGGTTCATAGCGGCGCGGATGGAGCAATTATCGGGTCAGAGCTGATAAGGCGCATTGATGCTGGGGGTGTAGTAGCGGTACGGGAGTATCTGGCAGCACTTGGAATGTAG
- a CDS encoding PTS ascorbate transporter subunit IIC, with product MDIILYVVQNYLSQSVFIIGLVVVVGMLALKKSWSQIFPSAIKAMIGFTMVNLGGQTLGMTLLPLATMIAKAFGASGEASTDVASASAEYMAEIGTELALIFAFGFLINLLLARFTKFKYVHLSAHVSFFFSGLIAALLTYNTSLPFWGVVGVGSVLLGCYMTLTCAYCNWAIQGVKGAEGFTIAHSSSIGCLVATLVAKQFGNKEQSLETIEIPKQFSFLREMTIALTLVMSLLFLVVCAIANPAWVSENISGGKDILVFSILQGISFGMWITVIITGVRMMLSEIIPAFHGIADKVIPGAKPGLDVPLLFPNYPTCVIVGFLCSLASGLVGMVVLAAVGYPVIVFPALIPTFFTGAITAIFGEAHGGARGAVMASLINGVLLIVGQALLLPLIGSYAPIMRILSETDYCVYGPLLGFLLKMLPL from the coding sequence ATGGATATTATTCTTTACGTCGTACAAAATTACCTGAGCCAGTCAGTTTTTATTATTGGTCTTGTGGTTGTTGTTGGCATGCTTGCTCTCAAAAAGAGCTGGAGTCAGATTTTTCCTTCTGCAATTAAAGCGATGATTGGCTTTACGATGGTCAATCTTGGTGGACAAACGCTTGGTATGACCTTGCTGCCTCTTGCAACTATGATAGCTAAAGCTTTTGGCGCGTCCGGTGAAGCCTCGACCGATGTTGCAAGCGCATCAGCAGAGTATATGGCAGAAATTGGCACTGAACTTGCACTTATTTTTGCATTTGGCTTTTTGATTAACCTGTTGCTCGCACGATTTACGAAGTTCAAATATGTTCATCTTTCGGCACATGTTTCGTTTTTCTTTTCGGGACTTATTGCGGCGTTGCTTACATACAACACGAGTTTGCCATTTTGGGGAGTCGTTGGCGTAGGTTCAGTTCTTTTGGGCTGCTATATGACGTTGACCTGCGCATACTGCAACTGGGCAATTCAGGGCGTAAAAGGTGCAGAAGGGTTTACGATTGCACACTCAAGCTCAATTGGTTGCTTGGTAGCAACTCTTGTGGCAAAGCAGTTTGGCAATAAAGAGCAGAGCCTTGAAACAATTGAAATTCCTAAACAATTCTCGTTTTTACGTGAAATGACCATTGCACTGACGCTTGTTATGAGTCTGCTGTTTTTGGTGGTTTGTGCAATAGCAAATCCAGCTTGGGTAAGCGAGAACATTTCTGGCGGAAAAGATATTCTTGTTTTTTCAATTCTCCAAGGTATTAGTTTTGGCATGTGGATTACCGTTATTATCACTGGTGTACGTATGATGTTGTCCGAGATTATTCCAGCATTTCATGGTATTGCCGATAAGGTTATTCCAGGCGCTAAACCAGGTCTTGATGTACCGCTATTGTTTCCAAATTATCCAACCTGCGTAATCGTTGGCTTTCTCTGCAGCTTGGCGTCGGGACTTGTTGGCATGGTTGTGCTTGCAGCAGTAGGATACCCGGTAATTGTGTTTCCTGCGCTTATTCCAACCTTCTTTACTGGTGCTATTACTGCAATATTTGGCGAAGCACATGGTGGTGCACGGGGCGCTGTGATGGCATCACTTATCAATGGCGTGCTTTTGATTGTTGGTCAGGCGCTTTTACTTCCGCTGATTGGCTCATATGCTCCCATTATGCGCATCTTGTCTGAGACTGATTACTGCGTCTATGGACCGCTCCTTGGCTTTTTGTTAAAAATGCTGCCGCTTTAG
- a CDS encoding PTS sugar transporter subunit IIB — translation MVKIVTVCGAGVGSSMMLRLFAQQILDAEQIEATVDASDIGSVDASAYDILITTSDFANVLRDADTCIIRIDNMMDKPFLRAQLLQAIELLKG, via the coding sequence ATGGTAAAAATCGTCACCGTTTGCGGAGCAGGGGTTGGAAGCAGTATGATGCTGCGCTTATTCGCTCAGCAGATTCTTGATGCAGAGCAGATTGAAGCAACAGTTGATGCTTCAGACATTGGCTCGGTGGATGCGTCTGCATATGACATTCTCATCACAACAAGCGACTTTGCAAATGTCTTACGCGACGCTGATACCTGCATTATTCGCATTGACAACATGATGGATAAGCCATTTTTACGTGCCCAGCTTTTACAGGCAATTGAATTATTGAAGGGATAA